A genomic region of Gossypium hirsutum isolate 1008001.06 chromosome D01, Gossypium_hirsutum_v2.1, whole genome shotgun sequence contains the following coding sequences:
- the LOC121213556 gene encoding heavy metal-associated isoprenylated plant protein 41-like, translated as MISAENGESYEKEKWVSHYSSNHQVMLVGEGDFSFSEFDILVKKYKNAISNLENLEKLGACLLHDVDATKMKHHTDLANRKFDRIIFNFPHAGFHGKEDNPHMIRMHRNLVQGFFRSARGMLRANGEIHVNHKTNTPFSLWNPKKLASGFSLALIQRVDFNVEDYPGYHNK; from the exons ATGATTAGTGCTGAAAATGGAGAatcatatgaaaaagaaaaatgggtcTCTCACTATTC atcCAACCATCAAGTAATGTTAGTTGGTGAAGGGGATTTCTCTTTTTCTGAGTTTG ATATTTTGGTGAAGAAATACAAGAATGCaatttcaaatttggaaaatcttgaGAAGCTAGGGGCATGCTTACTACATGATGTGGATGCAACCAAAATGAAGCATCATACTGACTTAGCCAACCGAAAGTTTGATCGAATCATCTTCAATTTTCCACATGCTGGCTTTCATGGAAAGGAAGATAATCCCCATATGATTCG GATGCATAGGAACCTTGTACAAGGTTTCTTTAGGAGTGCAAGGGGCATGCTTCGAGCTAATGGCGAAATTCATGTAAACCACAAGACCAACACTCCGTTTTCCTTATGGAATCCTAAGAAATTAGCTTCTGGATTCTCTCTGGCATTGATTCAGCGTGTAGATTTCAATGTAGAAGATTACCCAGGATATCACAACAAGTGA
- the LOC107921813 gene encoding uncharacterized protein produces the protein MTMRGLRKLMLSAENGESDEEEKRVSHYSSNHQILLVGEGDFSFSLSLANAFASASNICASYLDSYDILVKKYKNAISNLENLEKLGACLLHEVDATKMKHHTDLANRKFDRIIFNFPHAGFHGKEDNPHMIRMHRNLVQGFFRSAKGMLRANGEIHVNHKTNAPFSLWNLKKLASGCSLALIQCLDFNVEDYPGYHNKRGDGSRCDEPFPLGKSSTFKFGFCSRAKKASKATKRWGSMCNKSQHFQTISMPMQLHSTSDFNYHRRNHTVNRIPLRVKLRPIIPNQNQYSGVFDRNFNGLVRTCQANSLRSDFDARSDDLGSLRHGLDRQLVEVPRTLNGNLPYMHEHKHEHEQVRHSLDRQVVGVPRTINDNLYYMYEHEQARHSLDRQKVEVPRALHGNLYYMHEHENSLDRRMIEMPRTLNGNSYYMHEHKPARHSVDRQMVEMPRALNGNLYYMHEREHELAHISNLRPHLHGALACPTSQLKVPNTRDVLRL, from the exons ATGACAATGAGAGGCCTCAGAAAGCTAATGCTCAGTGCTGAAAATGGAGaatcagatgaagaagaaaaaagggTCTCTCACTATTCATCCAACCATCAAATACTGTTAGTTGGTGAAGGggatttctctttttctttgagTTTGGCCAATGCTTTTGCCTCTGCCTCTAACATTTGTGCTTCTTACTTAGACTCCTATG ATATTCTGGTGAAGAAATACAAGAATGCaatttcaaatttggaaaatcttgaGAAGCTAGGGGCATGCTTACTACATGAAGTGGATGCAACCAAAATGAAGCATCATACTGACTTAGCCAACCGAAAGTTTGATCGAATCATTTTCAATTTTCCACATGCTGGCTTTCATGGAAAGGAAGATAATCCCCATATGATTCG GATGCATAGGAACCTTGTACAAGGTTTCTTTAGGAGTGCAAAGGGCATGCTTCGAGCTAATGGTGAAATTCATGTAAACCACAAGACCAATGCTCCGTTTTCCCTATGGAATCTTAAGAAATTAGCTTCTGGGTGCTCTCTGGCATTGATTCAGTGTTTAGATTTCAATGTAGAAGATTACCCAGGTTATCACAACAAGAGAGGGGATGGTTCAAGATGTGATGAACCCTTTCCTCTTGGCAAGAGCAGCACCTTCAAATTCGGCTTTTGCTCTAGAGCTAAGAAGGCGTCTAAAGCAACCAAAAGATGGGGTTCAATGTGTAACAAATCTCAGCATTTTCAAACCATTTCAATGCCAATGCAGCTGCATTCAACTTCTGATTTCAACTATCATCGAAGGAATCATACTGTGAATCGCATCCCACTGCGTGTTAAACTGCGTCCTATCATTCCTAACCAGAATCAATACTCTGGGGTCTTTGATAGAAACTTTAATGGTTTGGTCCGAACATGTCAAGCGAATAGCCTGAGGTCTGATTTTGATGCAAGATCTGATGATCTAGGAAGCTTGAGGCATGGTCTTGACAGACAATTGGTAGAGGTGCCGAGAACCTTGAATGGTAACTTGCCTTACATGCATGAGCACAAGCATGAGCATGAACAAGTGAGGCATAGTCTTGACAGACAAGTGGTAGGGGTGCCAAGAACCATAAATGATAACTTGTATTACATGTATGAGCATGAACAAGCGAGGCATAGTCTTGACAGACAAAAGGTAGAGGTGCCAAGAGCCTTACATGGTAACTTGTATTACATGCATGAGCATGAAAATAGTCTTGACAGACGAATGATAGAGATGCCAAGAACCTTAAATGGTAACTCGTATTACATGCATGAGCACAAGCCAGCGAGGCATAGTGTTGACAGACAAATGGTAGAGATGCCAAGAGCCTTGAATGGTAACTTGTACTACATGCATGAGCGTGAGCATGAACTTGCCCATATTAGCAATTTGAGGCCTCATCTTCACGGGGCGCTTGCATGTCCAACCTCCCAGCTGAAAGTACCTAATACTCGGGATGTTCTCCGTTTGTAA